Below is a genomic region from Elephas maximus indicus isolate mEleMax1 chromosome 22, mEleMax1 primary haplotype, whole genome shotgun sequence.
tccaaagtggctgccccattttacattcccagggGCAATACATAATGGCTCCAATTGCTCCCCAACCTTGCCAACACTTCTTATTGTTGTCTTTTTTATTACATCCATCCTAGTGGGgtgtggagacctggtggcgcagtggttaagggctcagctgctaaccaaaaggtctgcagttcgaatctaccagtcactacttgggaaccctatggggcagttctactctgtcccacagggtcgctaagagtcagaatcgactcaacgacaacaggtttttgtttgtttgtagtgGGGTGTGGCAGAGGTTTTACAACAAAAAATGACAGCGTATTCTCTAATCAGCCATACACCCGAATCAACCGCAGACGGAAGAATGGTGGATAAAACTGCTAACAGTGCCCTATTCCTACTCCCTGTGGTTCCCTCCTTCTTGACAGTTAAGGGCAGTGGTTCACGGAATGTGGTCCccaaaccagcagcatcagcatcacctgggaatctgttaagaaatgcaaattctcaggccccacacCTGACCCACTGAATCAGAGACTGGGGTGTGGGGCCTAGCTCCCCATGATTTCAGTTGACTTTGAAgtacccctaaggttcctatctaacctttctagttgctcttgtcactttgatcccatataggtagctcttaaaagagcataatgctcaaggcagacattttttactagttaagctagactattgtttggttttaagaagacttcaggggatatttttggtttaagatttaaagattatctcagggcaatagtttcaagggttcatccagcccctatGGCTCTAGAAAGGCTAgatcccatgagaatttgaaattctgttctgcattttcacccttttgattaggattcttctacggAATCTTAGATCAATATGTTCAGTAGTAGtaggctgggcaccatccagttggtctcatgacaaagggggcagttgttcacggaggcaattagcctcaCATTCTAtttctcctcttattcctgactctccttcttcctctgttgctccaggcaaatagaaaccaattgttgtaCTTTGGGtagccatttgcaagcttttaagactccaggcactacacaagaaactaggaggtagaacagaagcactgaccatgttattaggccaattaactgggatgtcccatgaaaatatcaccctaaacctccaatccaaggaaccaaattccacaAGGTTTTTCCTGtttataagcagcctcagctgcTACTCTGAAGAAAGAGCTTTTGAAAGATTCAATCATGCCATCCAAGTGGACAGGTTTAACACTTTCCAGCAATTAGCGACACTTGGTGGGGTAAAAGGTTCACAACAATTAATTTTGGACACAGAACACTCAGCTGGAAGGTAGATGAGAATTTCACAAGGCAGCAACGCAGATAATTTCCCTCATAATTGCTGTTCTGAATATTTCTGTTCCTATCCATTCAAAATTTTAAGGAGATTTCTATTACAGCTCTGCTTTCGCTCCTTGGAAAGAAGCTTCACAGAGCAATCACTTCCAATGGTAAAGACAACTTCACTGAAACACACCATAAATAATCCGGTGATGCCATATGTGGATTACCATTTTAAAAATTAGGGGGAAAATGTTCTCTGGACAACTACTGTATGTTTCTTTAATATACTGCCATTTTAAAATCTTCTCTAAATACACTTcttccaaaacccaaaaccaaacccactgctgtcgagttgattgcgactcacaacgaccctttaagacagagtagaactgccccgtagggtttccaaggattcaaactgccgaccttttggttagcagccatagctcttaaccactgcaccccagtGATTAAGTTAGGTGACACCTCTTTGTGGCTACACCTTTGTCACTTCTTTCAAATACCTGGTCAGATTCAAGGCTTCTTTGCATCTCCATCAGACGGCAATCGCAGTTAGAAATGTGAAGCCAGATTTATGTAAATCAATTGCGGTTTTGCTCTTGCTTAGGAACTtcagcccaggctgccaggagagGTAGAATACACTCAAAGGTGAATGTGGATGTAGACAAAGTACCACATGGCGAAATTGCAAAATAACCACCAAACACTAAACCCAAGCAAAAAACTccacatcagagtagaactgctttgacTATTGCATTCCAGCCTTCAATGCCACCCTTCACAGACTGGACAGGTTTTTATAGCATTTCTCTTGTCTGAGTCGTGACAGTATCTCGAAGCAAGTTCAAAACCTTCTGATAAATGTCCAGGACATCCTGAGCAGTAGGTCTTTCTGCAGAAGTCTTGCTCTTACATGCCTTATGAATCTCAAACAAATGGAATCGAACCATATCACTGCCTTCAACATGCCCCAGAAGGAAACTGGAGACATCTGGAATTTTCCAGATGTCGATCTTCTCGTCGTATGAAGGCATGAGGTCGTCGTGAAAAGGCAGGTCCTCTCCGTAGGGCCACAGCTGCTCTGGGGCCACAAAATCCCCGTGAAGTTCCCTGTGGCCGCACTTCACAAATGTCCTAGAGCTGTGGTTCACCAGGGGCAAGGCGTCCAGGTCATTGGCCACGATGCTGAAGTTACTTGTCAGCAGGTACTGGGAGAGCGTCTTGGGCAGGTCATTGGAGTCGCACATGACCAGCGTGCCCAGGGGGCTGTTGTGCAGATAATTAATGATGCCCACGTAGTCCATGGCCAGCTGCAGCCTGTTTTGCCAGGTGTTCACATGTTGATACTTGGAAAGGTTTAGGGTTTCTTCCAGGTTGCTCAAGGAACCTAAGGGGTGGTATTCGGTAAGGATAGTGTTGTCATCCTCACAGTAACCAAGCAGCGTGACGACATGCTTACTCTGCAGAGATTTCAGCATCTGCAGGCCGTGGAGGAAATCATCCTTCATCTCCAGACTAGTGAGCCGTGAGAGAGCAACTTTGCGTTCCTTCCACTCAGACAAGAAGACCTGAAACAAAGCCACAGGAGAACGTCAGACTGGAAACTTCCACCTAAAGGAGTGAGCCAAGAAGCAACTCCATAGATGTCTCCTAGGGGCCAGATGTGGTGCAGAGGATACAGAGATGAACGAGACACAGATCTATCCCTAGAGttcctcttggtctaggtacaaaGACTGACTATGACCAAACACTAGACATTCAGCGTGGAAAGTGTCACATCCGTGTGTAAAGGCTCAGGGCAGGAGAAGGGGGAGAGGGACTGACTGTGGTTGGGGGAGCGGCTCCTGGAAGTTGGTCTTTAAAGAATGATCAGGAATTGCAGCGTGGACATGGAGCTGCCAAAACACTGCCAGTTCCAAATTGCCGCAGCACAAAGGATGGGGAAAGGAACAAGGATGGGGACAAGACTGGACAAGGGAGTGAGTTTAGATCCCAAAAGCCTCCATAAGCGAGTCGAGCCCAGACCATGAGACATAACAATATTACTGATTTTAAAAAGCAGCATTGTAAGCTATAAATGGAAACATTTCTATGCAAGGAAAGATTTTCACATGCCTGCGTGGTCtttacatagcaaccctataggacacagtagaactgccccatagggtttccaaagaccagctggtggatttgaacttctgaccttttggttagcagccaagctcttaaccactgcgccactccACCTACAAAAGCAGGAGTTGAAATGCTACACACGCACTAGACCTGTCCGTCCGAGTATtcagctaacagaaggtttgcagGCAGCAGAGTAATTAAGGAAAGAATCTAACTGGGAAGGCAGAAGATGACAGACAGAAAATAAGCTTGGAAGTCAGGAaacccctgccccagctggcttttCCCTCAGTTAGCTGCGTTGTGTCTCCCTGGGCTTTTGCTTCTTCCTCATTAAAATAAAGGCTGTGGTCATGGAAGGCAATTTTTGACATTATTTATCAAGAGCCTTTAACACCTAAATCTATTGAAGGCAATAATGTGAAATACATCAAAAGATCTAGGAATAAAAATTAGGCATAATTTATAAAAAGCGTAAACTGGGACCTACCCATCCATCAAAAAATAAGAAGTCGTTAAGTTATAATAGGAAGTATTATGTGGGCATCAAAATGCATATACTTATAGAGTTCATAATAGATAAAAATAATGTTATAAACTAAAAAGGATACAAAATTGTTTACACAATACTGTTCCAACTGTATAAAACAGGACAAAAATGAATTGCacagaaacagaaggaaatatgCTAAaacttttgttgtctttatgtgcTGATATtccaggtcatttttttttttattcattcttttggtgtttttccaaattttctataatTGACTTATATTACTTttacaattaaaaacattttttaaaaagaactaaaaaatattCTATAAAATAGAGGGGGGCTAGAGGACTCTGAAGGTTTCTTCTGGATCTAAGAAGGGCGGGTCCATTAGGATAAAACCCAGGTAACTACAGTCGACCCTTAATTTCCAAAAGAGAAATCTTTCAAGACCCTCTCAAGAGAAATTTCACTGTGGATCACAGTTTCTATTAAAAGTCATTTTCATCTGGCTATAACATCCACTACAAGTGTCATGAGTAGCTTTTTCTTATTTCCACATTGAATACAGTCTCTCCATAGATCCGCACTGAATTTGTTATTTGACGCATCCAAAAGTCTTATTTTGGGTTAGCATCCCTCACTTCCTTAGACCTTCCTCTTTGCGGTCACCACCAGAGCTGGCAGATTGCTTTAGGGAAGCCGGTACTGTACAGTCAGCAATAAATAATGGCAGCTGCTCAACCACTGGCCATGTGACCTCCTCTCTAACCCTCGCTTACGTTGGATTCATTTTTGTGCCTCGGATCAAAGAAAGATTATTGAGTATTATTAGCTTTTGGGATCACCTACAAATATTTGAAACCTCCAATGTTAAGTCTCTGTAACTCAAAGATTGTTTTAGTCATTTCCCTGCAATCTCTAACTTAAGTGGCTTCGTAACACTTTCAAGAACTCTCTGATTTGCAGAGAAAAgttaatatattttacttttttaattgtcAAATTAATCCATGAATACTTTTCTTGGTAAAAATCCAAATACAGAATGATATAGGGTAGATTCTCTCCCCAAGTTGCTTCCTGACGTGAAGGAAGCCTTTGTTAACTGCTGGTTGGTACCCTCCCAGAACACTCTCCGTGTCTTTCATGCATTAAGGTACACTCACAAAATAGCCTTTTGGTCTGCTTTTACATAAATGGGATTATTACATATCAAATTGcaacttgctttcttcattttactGATGTCTTAGAAATCCTTCCTGtatagacacacagacagacagacagacagaccgaTCGATCTAGGTCATTGTTTTTAAAAGCTGTATAATATTTCAAAGTAAGGGGATACTAGCTATGCTGCTATACCTTTATTAAGGCTTTACAGATGATAGTCTTTTTctttaaagtataataaaaatatacaaaatttgGAATGGATACTGTCATAGCAGATTAATTTTTTCCTCTTAAGTTACTGTGTAGTTCCATAGATTTTGTAAAGACCTTTAATAAGATCTTATGTGATCTATTTTTAAAGACTTGACggatatttaaattatttcccttttttcttattaaaaacaaTACTATAATGAAGAACCTTATACTGACATCTCTGTGTACATATGCAAGTATCCTATAAGCTAAGTAGATGGGTCACTGAATGAAGAATATATATTGCCACCATTGCCCTCTGAAAGCCTGTGCCAATATACACTTTTACCAGTGTTGTAGGGGAGAACCTCATTCTTAGTCACACTAAATACCAAacccgactcataccaaccctaaaggacagagtagaactgccccatagggtttccaaggagcagctggtggattcaaactgctgaccttttggttagcagacgagctcttaatcactgtgccactagatgTTATTAATCTTTGTAATTTGTGCAAATCTGGTGGATGAAAAACATCTTACATTATTCCAATTTGTATGTCCCTGATTACTAATGAGGCTGTGCCTTGGCATTGTAATTGGCACTTCCCTATTTCTTCTGGGGAAAGCCTGTTCATTGCCCTCTATAGGGATGTTTGCCTTGTGCTAATTGATTTCTAGAAACTCTTTATATATTACCCATGCAAAAGATATAGAAAATAAttagtttatgtggtcttttgtagTACGAAGAATTTAACTGCTgtatactcgacggcactgggtttttgggcaTAATCAAATCTGCCTtaatttaacaagtatttatgtcagttaaaaaaaaactgatgtaAATCCCTACCcccatggagtttacattctagcatagaagacaataaataaaatatataagaaatttATAAAGTATATTGGAAGGTAAAATGTGCTTTGGa
It encodes:
- the POMK gene encoding protein O-mannose kinase, with the translated sequence MEEKPQESKKGATHREVPPAVVLLLGMALMNALLYLCLDQFFISRLRSTVDPSHCPFGSFRIGQMKNCSPWLSCEELRTEVRQLKRVGEGAVKRVFLSEWKERKVALSRLTSLEMKDDFLHGLQMLKSLQSKHVVTLLGYCEDDNTILTEYHPLGSLSNLEETLNLSKYQHVNTWQNRLQLAMDYVGIINYLHNSPLGTLVMCDSNDLPKTLSQYLLTSNFSIVANDLDALPLVNHSSRTFVKCGHRELHGDFVAPEQLWPYGEDLPFHDDLMPSYDEKIDIWKIPDVSSFLLGHVEGSDMVRFHLFEIHKACKSKTSAERPTAQDVLDIYQKVLNLLRDTVTTQTREML